A single genomic interval of Buchnera aphidicola str. Bp (Baizongia pistaciae) harbors:
- the dapF gene encoding diaminopimelate epimerase, whose product MHIKVVHKSVKIKFSKMHGLGNDFIIINAMMQKTFPVTSNIIQNLSNRYTGIGFDQLLLVENSKNVNIDFHYRIFNANGTEVSQCGNGARCFALFVLLKKLTKKRTLYVSTNTTTLILNVLNNGNVCVDMGVPCFKLKNIFGENIIENSLHSIKFVNKIINYDLVSIGNPHCIIYVNNLKKYPVKKIGFYLSTHKIFPEGINVNFVEVLSKNEIALRVYERGVGETLACGSGACASVALGIQQGLLFNEVQVNLLNGILKINWKGGSEKLYMTGPAVHVYDGYFYL is encoded by the coding sequence ATGCATATAAAAGTAGTACATAAAAGTGTTAAAATAAAATTTTCTAAAATGCATGGTTTAGGAAATGATTTTATAATTATAAATGCTATGATGCAAAAAACTTTTCCTGTTACGTCCAATATAATTCAAAATTTATCTAATAGATACACTGGAATAGGTTTTGATCAACTTTTATTAGTAGAAAATTCTAAAAATGTAAATATAGATTTTCACTATCGCATTTTTAATGCTAATGGTACTGAAGTTTCTCAATGTGGTAATGGAGCGAGATGTTTTGCATTATTTGTATTATTAAAAAAACTAACTAAGAAAAGAACATTATATGTTAGTACAAATACTACAACATTAATTTTGAATGTATTAAATAATGGGAACGTGTGTGTAGATATGGGTGTCCCGTGTTTTAAATTGAAAAATATTTTTGGTGAAAATATTATAGAGAATTCATTACATTCAATAAAGTTTGTTAATAAGATAATAAATTATGATCTTGTATCAATAGGAAACCCACATTGTATTATTTATGTAAATAATTTAAAAAAGTATCCTGTTAAAAAAATAGGATTTTATTTATCTACTCATAAAATATTTCCTGAAGGGATAAATGTAAATTTTGTAGAGGTATTATCGAAAAATGAAATTGCTTTGCGTGTGTATGAACGGGGTGTTGGAGAAACCCTTGCTTGTGGTAGTGGAGCATGTGCTTCTGTAGCTTTGGGAATTCAACAAGGGTTATTATTTAATGAAGTTCAAGTAAATTTATTAAATGGAATTTTGAAAATTAATTGGAAAGGTGGGAGTGAAAAATTATATATGACTGGTCCAGCTGTGCATGTATATGATGGATATTTCTATTTGTAA
- the cyaY gene encoding iron donor protein CyaY: protein MKKNNSNPLKINEYHTLVNKLFLLIEENIDKNQEKCDIDCELHHNMLIINLNNTNQVIINKQESLKQIWLATKKNGYHFEYINKQWICNRTKKDFWNVLQESCVYQTNKCIQFLKNIY from the coding sequence ATGAAAAAAAACAATAGCAATCCATTAAAAATTAATGAATATCATACACTAGTAAATAAATTATTTTTACTTATTGAAGAAAACATTGATAAAAATCAAGAAAAATGTGACATTGATTGTGAATTACATCACAACATGCTAATAATTAATCTTAATAATACAAATCAAGTTATTATAAACAAACAAGAATCACTCAAACAAATTTGGTTAGCAACAAAAAAAAATGGATATCATTTTGAATACATAAATAAACAATGGATTTGTAATCGTACTAAAAAAGATTTTTGGAATGTATTGCAAGAATCTTGTGTATATCAAACTAATAAATGTATACAATTTTTAAAAAATATTTATTAA